The Thioflexithrix psekupsensis genome segment ACTGATATAAACCAAAAAAGGATCATCCGCGGCCAATAGATTTAACATCGCAATATTGACTTTTAAATAAATCGCTAAAAAAGTAAATATAAAAACTAAAACTGTACCAATTAATGTTTTTTTAATTTTTCCCGTTGGACTGGCTAATAATAACAACCAAACTAAAGGAAATCCTAAAGTTAATGCTGTCATATTGCCGACTTTAGCATTCCACGTAAATAGCGCGGTTTCTCCTGCTTTTTGTGGCAATAATAAAAAAGTATTAATATGCCAATCGATCAAATTAGAATAATTTAAGCTGGCGCGGGCGCGATCATAAGTCACTTGCAATAAAACATCTTGCACAGGCGCAATAGCAGCCAAAATAACGGGCTGTAATAACCACCACCATAAGAAAAAAGCAGGAATAAGCCACAAGGCCATTTGTGCAAAATAACGGGTTAATGTGTTCATTTTTTACACCGCCGTAGCTGGATCAGAAGAAGGGAAAGAAACAGGCTTAGTTTGAGTTAATAAAACCCATGCGAACAACATTAATATTAATACATTTAATAAAATCGGCCAGAAATAAGAATGGAATATATCAAATGTTTCAAATTCAAACCAATGTCCAAAATAAATTAAAGAGATTAAACGCAACACATTAATCACTTGAATCAAGAATAATCCCAATGCAATAAAAAAGGCTTTTTTAGCAAAATTAAACCACGGATAAGCCAAAATACTCGACAAATATAACCAAGACACAGAAAACGCCGTACAGGCTTCCGTGACTTCTATGGCAAAATTAGACACAGAATGTCTTAATATGGCTTTATCCAGCACAATTTGGCTGTCAAATAATTGCATAATATAGCCCGTAATGGTCGCCAAAATGAGGCTAAATTGATCTGAAAATGGAGCAAATTCTTCCAATTTTAATATATTTAAACCAATAATTGACAGAATCGAAAAAACCAAGAAATAACCCACCACGTATCACTCCTCAATGGTATTTAACCAGTGATGATTTCTATAGTCTAAAGCAGACAATAAGCAATCTAAAAATTCTTGGCTTAATGCAGAGAATTCTTTTTTAACCCCTAAATCTACCAATTGCGTCATTTTTAAATCAGCATAACCACAAGGATTAATCCATGAAAATGGCGTTAAATCCATAGCGATATTTAAACTTAATCCATGATAGCTGCAACCACGACGAATGCGTAAGCCTAAAGAGGCAATTTTTTCTTCATTCACATAGACCCCAGGGGCATGATCTCGACGATTTGCAGTCAAAGAATAAAGGGCTAAAAAATCAATAATTGCCTGCTCTAATGCCGTGACTAATGTCTTAACGCCCCATTGGGGACGGCGTTTTAAATCCATTAACACATAAACCACCAATTGACCCGGCGCGTGATAAGTCACTTGCCCACCCCGATCACAAAAAAAGACAGGAATATCATGGGGTTTAATAATGTGTTCAACTCGTCCCGCCTGTCCCAAAGTATAAACTGCGGGATGTTGCACCAGCCACAATTCATCAGGCGTATTCTCGTCCCGTTGTGCAGTAAACTGCTGCATGGCGTGATAAGTTTCCGCATAAAAACACAAGCCAAAATCTCGAATAAATACGGTATCTATCATAGAATGAGAAAGCTAAAAAATTATCGAATCGCATGATTAAAAGCCACAAAAGCATCATAAAATGATTTAGGCTGGCCATTTACATCTAAAACACCATGTTCTTGACAAATTTGATATAAATAAAATCCTGTTAAAAACACGTTATTATCGCTGTGATTTTCGACAATTAAAGTATCCCCCATTAAGAAATCTGGCACGGATAAAGTCACCGTTTGCCAATCTGTAACATTGTTTAAATGAATGGATTGTTGCCATGTTTCTCGTTCGCTATTAGGACGGGTTAATTTAACCGTTAATTCCAGCGCATGAGATGCAGCACGAACTTGAAATAACAGCGTAAAAGGTTTCTCTGGCCAAGTCACTAATTCATGATTAATGGGAACGTGTTGTGACAATTGGCCATCCGCTTGTAATTGCGCGGCATGGGCTTGTAATGTTTCATCAAATATCACTATTCCACGCTTCAATTCCCAACACGAATAATGTCGCTCAAATAAACCATTACGTAATAAATTAATGCGTTTATCTTGCACTGTCCACAAACTATAACCCATTGTTTGTTCACGTAAAATTTTAGCCGCATAATGTAAGAAATCAGGCAAGGCTTGCGCATCAAATTGCGCATTTTTCTCAAAACCAGGGGTATTGTCAATAAAATTAAACTGGTCAAAGAAAAGTGTATTTTGCGTGTGTTTGCGTACGGTATTGATCAGGTGTTGTAACCGCTCTAATGCGAGCTTTGCGCCAATCATTTCTCCCTGATTATGTGCGCCCCAAGAGATCGAATAATAAAGCATGGTAAAATGAGTATCGCCATCGACATCAAATAAAGGATAATGACAGAAATAATCATCATGATTATTCATCAATTCACAATCCACGCGCACTTCCATCGTTAAAGGTGGAAATGCAGCCCGCCCTATGGTAAATATTTTTTGCAACATCATATCGCAATAAGTTAAATATAATTCTTGTGCAGGCGTGCGATGTAAAGGAATAGGCACTTCGGATAAATGAGTGAAATGCGCCTGATATTTGGCATTAATTTCTTCTAGCGAATAATGCTGCTCTAAATAATCTTGATAACCACTGAATTTGGCATAATCTAATCGCTCTTGATCCGACACCACAATTCCACCAATCGCATGAGAAAATAATTGGAAATCTTCCCACGTAATAAAACCACCTAAAACATGCAATTCAGACTTTACCATTGACCATAAACGAGTTAAAAATAAAGTCCATGCTTTTTGTATTAATTCATCCGTCATAAAATGTAAAGAACGAGTGAGCATAGACGTTTTAATGTCAACTCCATGATCAAAAGCAAAACCAATTCTTAAAATAACCTGCAAACCGATATTTTTTGCTTGCGTTAATAAAACCGCTAAAGATTCCCAATACTCTTCATAGAATTCAACAGGATTAATGTTGGGTTGAAATCCCGTCCAAGGAATGACTAAAATAATGGTGTTAAAATCCATTGCTTTTAAATTAAGCAATTGTTGTTCTGTTTGGCGTAAGTTTAAATAACTCCAACAATCAATCGCACTGCCTTGAGCGAAGAAATGAGTGGCTCTAATTTTCTCACGTGGCGTTGGAAATGTACCTAATTTTGCCAAACGCCAAGCGGCTGATTCTGGTGAAATTTGTGGCGGAGGCGGCAATTGTTGGGCTAAAATAGTTTGCCATTTGTCATAGAATTTTTGACGATTAATAGTCTGATAAGCTTTATAACCACTGTTGACATCCGTGCCTGCGGTAATTCCCTCATGATGAATCACCACTGATTCTGGACAATACATAACAGAATAACCCGCTACCCAAGTGGAAAGACACAAATCCGTATCTTCATAATAAGCAGGCGCATAACGCAAATCAAAACCACCTATCTTTTGCCATAATGATTTGCGAATCATCAAGCTCGCACCTGAACAATAATCAACAGGGCGTATCCGATTAAAACGCGGGTCTGTAGGGTCTTGCATTCGCCCATAATTCCAACCGCTGGCATCATTAAAAATAATGCCGCCTGCTTCTTGTAATAAACCATTGGGATAAACCAATTTAGAACCGACAATGCCAATTTTCGGATCGCTGTTAATCAGCGATAATAAACGGCTTAACCAATTCGGAGTCACTTGCGTGTCATTATTGAGAAATAACACGAATTCTCCTCGTGCCAATTCCGCCCCTTGACGACAGGCTTCAACAAAACCTTTATTATCCGTGTTATTAATCACGCGGAAATTGCCTGTTAATTCGGCTAAAAATTCCGCCGTTTCATCAGAAGAAGCGTTATTAATAATAATCACTTCTCGATTAATATGATTATCGTAAAGCTGTAATGTTAATAAGCAATTATAAGTATATAAAACTTTATTAAATACAGGAATCACAATACTGACTTGCGGCGGCGCATCCCATTCTCTTAAATGCAACGATTGTAAAGTGAATTGCGACACGAATGGCGGTGGTTTTAACATCGCCCAAATGGCAATATAAGCCTGATCCGTGGCATCTTCACTAAATAGGGTTAATGACAGCGATTCTCCGGCCGTAATAAACAAGGGTTCAGGCAAGTCTAAAGTCACCCAATCATTATCTTTCCAATGTTCGGTATTGACACGCCATTTTAGCGCACCTAATTCCAGCGATAAATGACAAGCATTAACTCGCCCATACGTGCCAACGCGCAGACGTACACTGTAAACATGCCCTTCTGTGGGCTTAAAAACGGTTTTAAGGCGTTGATGACGGGTCAAGGCTATGGGGGTATCGCCATAGGGAATTATCGCTGTGAGCGGCGTTTCCTGCGCGTTTAACAACTGCGCGGCCAATTGCCACTGTTCATCCGCAGGGCGTGGCGGTAATGCAATGGGATGTGGGGGGCGTTTTGGGGGAAATTGTCGCAATAAATCCTGTAAACGTGCTTTAACGGCAGTCATTCCATAGGTTTTTTCAATATGATCGCGGCCATTGGTGGCTAAAGTCTGCCAAAGTGCCTCATTTTGGTACAAACGCAGCACGCAAGCGGCAAATTCGGCTGGATCATCGGCAATTAATGCTGTTTTTTCGTGAATTAAGCCCATTCCTTCTGCACCAATGCGTGTCGTGACCACAGGCAATCCCAGCGACAAGGCTTGGCCAAGTTTGCCTTTCATGCCTGCGCCGTAGCGCAAATAAGACACAAAAACGCGCCGTTTCTCAAATTCTGGAGCCACTTCATCCACCCAACCAATCACATCAACAATATCGCTGGCAAGGGCTTTTAAACTGGGTTTTAAATGGCTGCCAATTAAATGCAATTTTACCCCTGCTAATGTCTCTTGAATAATAGGCATGACTTCATCCATAAAAGCCAACATGCCATCTTCATTGGGTTGGTGATTATAATTGCCAATAAAAACTAAACCATTTCTTTGTTCAAAAGTAGTTTTTGCTTCGGGTTGTTGAACATGAACATTCGGCAAAACGGCATAAGGCAATTGTGGCAATTCTTGACGCAAATGCTGCCCATCATCTTCTGTGACAGTAATTACACAATCGGCTAATAAACAATTAGACAATTCTTTACGGCGAGTTTGTTCTGCCATTAAAGCTAATTTTGGATTATTTTCAATTTCAGCCTGACGACGTTCACGAATATAATGAATATCTACCGTGTCATAAAAAATGCAAGTCTGCTCAGAAACTAAGCGAATAAAAGGAATATAACGATGCCCTTCTGCTACGCGACAAATAAAAGCAAAATCATAATGCCGATGTGCGATGGCATCAGCAAGACCATATTGCCCACAAAAAACTTCTATTCCTAAATTTTCTAATGCCACGCGATATTTAGGATTAGTATCTAAATTATCAGGCAAGAAAGTAATTCGATAACCCAATTGTGTCCAAATTTGCAATAAAGTATAAATGCGCAACGATCCCGAATCTTCATCAAACATCGGTAATGTGGCATCAATGACGAGGACGGTGGGACGGCGTTCAATATTAAATAAAGTACCTAAATGATCCGCAAAAGCAGGAATAGAATGGGTTAAATCATTTTGCCAACGGCCATAAAATAAACGATTATCTTGTTCATAATCATTTTGTGCAATATTTAATGCAGATGTATCGTTAATATAAACGATATGTCCCTGATAATAACTGAACCAAGAACGACTTAATAATTGCCAAATAAACTCGGTAATTTGATATAAAGTGGTATGGTATTGAGTAATGATAGAAAAATCTATCTCAGACAATATGGATCGGCGAATCATCAGTAAATCACAACCCGCGGCTTTTAATTGTCTTCGATAACCATGATAAGGGTGATCAACGGCTTGTCCACAAGGCGTATGTTGAATACTGCCTTCCCGTAATAAAGAAGCATAACCTGCACGAATTTGTCCACTGCTGTGTTGTTCTAATGGAACAATTAATGCGGTTTTTTCTGTCATTAACGATTCTGCGGAAATAAGCAAGCGATCAGTGGCTGGAATCGCTTGAATATTCAAGTAAATAAGCCAATTAGCCGTTGTTTTTTTCGCTAATTCAGGTGCGCTATGACACCAAGATTGATCTGGAATTAATTTTAAATGATGCGCTTGGCAAAATTGAATTAACTGATAATTCGCTGAACCCATAAGTAATAGATTAGCGGTGCGGTGTGCGGTGGCTAAAATTCGTTCTAAACGTTTTAAATAAACTTGTAAATGTAAGGGAGTAATGTTGCTGCTTATATTTTGCACAATAAACAAATAATCAGGATGGCTTTGTTCCTGATGAAATAAGGGAATATCATCTAATATTCCTTGTTGTAACCAAAACGGTAAGGGTGCGGGTAAAGATTCTTGAGATAAATGCGTTATTTTTGGCAAAACGGCGGCACGTTCATGACACCAAACGGCAACGGTCGCTTCAGCAAACGCATCTGGAGAGTCTAATTCAATCTGATAAGTTTTATCGGCGGAATCTGCAATCGGTTCAAATTCTACGGCATAAAAGCGATTATCCAGTAACTTCATTCCATCTAAATAGACAACTCGAAGCGGATTGTTTTGTCCTAATTCACGAATAATAACCCGCACCTGACAAGAATTAATTCGCATATAAGTGGCGAATAAAATATCAATGCGAAAAAAATTATCTAAATGACAGTGCGTGGTAAAAACTAAAACATTTTCTTGCGTTAAAGCAAAAGGCGTTGTGCCTAAAGATTCTACCACTTCCATAAAACGCGGGGTTTGATTTGAACCTGCAACACAAGCAAAAGTTGGATACAAAATAGAAAGAGGGCGCGGTTCTGGAATAAAAGCAGCTAATTCTTTGGGTAAAGTAGAAGTTAATAAATGGCTTGTTTTAATCGCTAAATCAGCATCTAATTGATGCCGTAATGTGGTGACGGATTGTGTCGTTAAATCACGAATATGCTGCGCCAAAGGAACATAGCGGCGCACTTGTGGCCAACGTGAAGCCGATAATAAATTTAATAGATGTTGTAATTGCTGATCAATGGGCTGGAAATTGGTTTGTAATTGTTCCAATGCCATTTGTAGCATTTGTTTTAATTGGGTGGTATTTTGCAGCGATTCATTGGCTCTTTCTCGAACCCAATTTAACAGACGCAAATAGTCATCAATAACCCCACCTGTTTGCGTTGCTAAGGCGTAGGCATTTTCTGGAGTAATTGTTAATTTTGTTAGCGTATCTTTACTCACTCCAACGGCGTTACGACGTGCCATTTCATGCAAAGCCGATTGCAAAGTTTCATTACGTTGATATTCCACGTGATAATGCTGTTGCAAAGTCTGATATTGATTGTGTAATGACAACCACTTTTCTTGCAAATCGCTTAATTGTTCTTTATGCGTTTTTTCGGCAATAGATTGGGTTTTCTGTTGAGTAGAAATAATCTTGTGTTTTTCCAACTCAAACCCCTGCCGTTCTTTCAACAACTGTGCTTGCCATTCCCGATATTGTTGTTGAAACTGCTCCTGTTCATTTTGCCGTTGCAATTCAAATTGTTGCCGCTCATCTTGCAATTGTTTTTGCAATGCTTGATGTTGCTGTTGAAAATGATCGCGTTCTGCCTGATGCTGCAATTCAAACCGCTGCCGTTCTTGCAATAATTGGGTATTTAGATTCTCATATTGCGTTTGAATGGCCACGATTTGTTGGCGAGCAATTTGGGTCTCTCGTTGCCATTGTTCAATTTGGGTTTGATATTGGCTGCGATCATGTTCTATTTGCGCTTGCTGTTGTCGGGCATGGGCGACGGTTTCTTGTTGGCGAATTAAGTCTATTTTTAGGTTTTCTAATTCGCGTTGATTTTGACCAACAATACCTCGCCGCTCTTGGCTAATAATCCAATAATGGGTGAGTAATTTAAGTTGTTTTTCGGGCGATAAAGATAAAATATGTTTTTGCAACATGCGCGCATAAGCATCAAACCATTCCGATGCTGCCGTGCGTTGGGTGATTTGCTGGCGACCCCACACCGCATATTCTGTGGTTAAACGATTTAAATGATAAAAACGAGTGAGTTGCGATAAACGCAATAACATATCCCAATCTTCAAACACATCAAAATTCGGATCAAAACCATTTAACCGCTGCCATAATTCCCGCGAAATGAGCAGATTAATTAAGGGAATATAATTTTCATAATATAAACGTTGCGGATCAAAAGCGTCGTTATATTCGCCAATAACTTTGGTTTGTAAAATACCTTCTTTATCTTCTCCTAAAGCATCTCTTTGCACCAATTTACAACCCGAATAAGCCACTTGTGCATCAAAATTTAATAGGCATTTTTCTAAACGCAATAAATGATCGGTTAAATAACAATCATCATCGTCTAAAAAACCAATAAAATCACTGTGACAAGCCGCTACCCCTTGATTGCCTGCATTAGCACGGCCTTGGCTGGTTTCATTCTCGATTAATTGCAGATTTAAAGTGCGATAATTCGCCACAATTTTTGCCACAGATTCTCCGCCATCATTCACCACAATCACTTCATCAGGTAAACGTTTTTGTTCGGCTAAACTACGCAAAGCCCGCTGTAGTAAATGCGGCCGATTTAATGTCCGCACAATAATCGCAATTGTCGGTGCATTTGCAGGTTTACGATGTAAATGAATGGGGTTAGCAATAGGGCTTTTGTTTGGCATTTTTTTATCAAAATCCTTAAATTAATTTATTGTTCTGTGTTTTTTTTACGAATAAAAAGTTAATTATTCCACAGCAGTCTTTTAACCCAACTGGGTTTTTGTTTATCGCCTGTTTGATATTCGGTCATGAGATTGGAAAAATAATCGCTACCATGAATGGTTTTAACGCGGTTAAATATGGCCGCAACCACAGGCGGGTCTAAACGTTCTAATAAACTGACAGCACGTTTTAATTCATGCGGATAAATTTGTCCTGCTTCGATCACTAATAAAATTCCTGCACCCAATTCACCTAATAATTCCGTATCAGCAGATAATAAGATGGGGGGAGTATCCAGTAAAATGACATCGTAAAGCTGATTTAAATGGCTTAATAAAGCTGGTAATCGACCATAGGTAATTAGATGGCGATCTGCAACATTTCCCACTGATAAACGCGCAGGCATTTCAGACGTTTCTGGAATAATTAATCGTTCAATCTGTTCTGGAGTCCAATCAGGTTTCGCTAACACGTCAGCCAAGCCTTCTTTTTTACGCGATAGGGGATCGTGATAGCGTGTATCGGGTTTAAACGCATTTAATTCTAAAGCCAATGTTCTCGCCCCCAATTCGCTTAAACGATGGGCTAATTCTAAAGTTAATGTGGTCGCGCCACCATCGGGTTTTACTGAGGTTAATGCAAAATAAAATGTGTCATGCTGCTGTCGATCTCGATATAACGCCATCGCTAAACGACGCAATTGATCAAAAATTAACGCTTCATGTTCTCGACTTTCTCGTTCTAATACCCACGCCAAGGGAGGAAATCCTAAAACTTTATTCACTTCATTAATTGTATGCAAACGACGATCTAATAAGTCAATTAATGTCGGTAAACTTAACCCTAACAATAACCCCAAAGCCATTAATACTAATAATGCTTTTTTACGTCCTCCGCCTTGCGGAATTTCGGGAGGACGTGCATAAGCATAAATACGCACAAACCCCGGCGCACTGGATTCAATCATTAAGGCTTCAATTCGACCATTAATACGATCTAATTGCTTAAATGCACGATCAATATCTTTATTAATATCTAAGGCCTCGTTATATAAACTGGCATAACGAGTGGCTTCACGACGTTGTTGATTGATTTCTTCGGCGAGTGAATTCTCAATTTGACGGGCTTCATAAATCGCCGCACGGCGTTGGGCTAAAATGCGTTCTTTAATTTCTCGATACAAGCGCGTTTCGGCATCGGCTAATTCTATATCTAATTTATCGACTTCACGCTGCAAACGTTGATAAGAAGGATTTTCTGGAGTCATTCCTACCATTTCGCTGGTTAATAAACTGCGACGTTCTAATAAGCGCGTGGTTAACGTGGTGAGCGTTGAATCGGCTGCCACCAATTCTCGCACCAATGCCTCTAAAGTTAAAGTGCCTTGCTGTCCTTGCTGTAAAGCATCCAATTGTGCTTGGGCTTGCACCCGATTTCGACGCGCTTGTTTATAAGCCGTTTCCATTTCAATTAAAATACTGTCGTAAGGATTTAAACTGCCTTCTTGAAAAGTGGTGACTCCTAATTCTTGGGCAATTTGCAATCGTCTGGTTCGACGCACTTCAATTAAACTTTGGAATTCTTGATGCACTCGATTTAATTCAGCAATTCGACCATCGCTATCATAAATCGTTTCTTCTTGTGATTTGCGAAGATAAATATCTAATAAAATATTTAAAATCACATCAGCCCCTGCTGGATTTTCTTTTTGTAAGGAAATCGTAATAAACGGATGATTCGCAGGCTTACTGCTTAAATCTAAGGCACTTTGCAGACGTTTTAAGGCTTTTTCTTCTGATTCTACATTGCCATCTTCATCTTTTTTAAACCACAATCGCCGTGCGGCTGGCGTTTGCAATGTTTCTTGCAACACGTCATAACGTTTTAATAAATGGCGTTGTTGGCTGACATAACGGTTATAATCTTGGCCACGCAATTCATCTCCGCGTTCTAAATTCGTTTCTGCTTTAGGAGTCACCAAAATCGTACCATAAGCCACATAATAAGCCTTAGGTAAATTGATGGCAATAATAAATGCAATAACCCAACCGATAAAAACCACAAACGCCGCTAATCGCTTGCGACGTTTTAAACTGGCTAAAGGTTGGAATCTTCCCATCGCAATGGAAGCTGATGCAGAAGCTGTGGCAGAAACCGATGTTGTCATTCATGCGTTCCTATTCAAAGCCTGCCTGTTCTCTGATCTGTTCTTCCAACTTCAATTGCTCTTCTTTGAGCTTATCGGATTCTTCTTTGATTCGGTCAGCTTCTTGGGATAATAAACGCCGTTCTCGGTCGGCACGAATAGACTCAATATCAGAATAAATACTCAAAATTTGACTCACTGGTGTCAGGAATTGTAAGGCATAATTAATCTTCGTTGCCAAGCCCGGCGGCACATAAATAATATCCCCTGTTTGTAAAGCCACATTTAATTCTTTATTAGGGCTTAATAATTCGGCTAAATTAACTTGTACATTTAACGATTCGGAAGGACGAATAAGCTGAATTCTTCCCTCAGCCGCACTGCGGGTTGTTCCGCCAGCACGAGATAATGCGTCTAAGAAACTCATTTCTAAGGTTAAAGGATAAGCTCCCGGTTTCGCCACTTCACCCAAAACATACACTAAACGCTCTTCCACATCCGGCACATAAACCACATCATTGCGGCGCAAGCGTAAATTTAACGACAAATCACGCCCCATTAACAACGGAGCTAATTCAATCCAAATCACCTGATCGCGTCCACGAAATACCGCACAACGTGTTAAGGGCAATGATTCAGCCACACTGACACTGCGACCGGGATCAAAACCACCCGCCATCGCCAAGGCTTCTAATAAAGTGGGCGCACCCATCCCAAAACGCACTTCACCCGGCCGCGCCACACGGCCTAAAACTAATATTCGATTTGACGCATAATCTTCAATTTTCACCGTTGTGGTTAAATCCACATAATAGGTTAAAAATTGCTGATTAATTGCGATAGCGGCTTGTTCTCGTGTTAAGCCAGCTAAAGTAAATTCTCCAGAAATCGGTAGTGTAACACGTCCGTCCGGGCCAATAACATGCTCTCCCGACAATTCAGGATGATCCCAGACCTGCACCGCAACCCGATCTCCCGCACCCAAACGATATAACTGGTCAGATTCTTCGTCATCTTGGGTAAACGCCGCCAATTCAGCCATAGGCGTAAGCGGCTGGGGAGACTGTGCTTGGGGCAGTTTTAACCCCTCAGGTAGCGTTGACACAGAAGAACAAGCCGTCATCACCACAGAAAATGTTAATAAAGTCAACCGCTTCACAGAAAATATCGGCATAACCAACGATCACTCATAACGGGTGGCGACATCGTCGTCATAATAAAAAGCAAAGGTATGTTGTAATCGAACACGTTCCAAACCAGTCACCATTTCTGGAGAAGGATGGAGCAAACGCAATTCTCCCCCTTCTTGTCGGGCGATCTGTTGCAAAAAAACCAACAGTCCCAAACTCGTCGCATCAACATGACTGACTTGGGAACAATCAAGTACCAAGCGTCCGTGGTATTGTTTAATACATTCGTACCATGAGTGACGTAACGGCAACAGAATATCCGCGATTAACCGACTTTCACAAGATAAAATCGGGATGTCATTGAGCCAGCGAGTTGTCATAAAATTCATGGAAATGCCGTAAATCCATACGATTATCTGTGCTTAGGATTGAGTTTTTAATGTTGGCCATGATGATATTTGCAGACTTTGTTATCGTTAGAGAATAACGATAAAACATGTCAAGATCATTTTTGGGCAATCTTATTTTTCCACGCATTATAACAGGAGTGACGCTAATGCAAAAATTAAGTCCTATTTTTCTGGCAATCGCGCTGAGTCAGGCGTTAAACGCGAGTGTTTGGGCCAACGAAACGCCCGAAACCTCGTTTAATGCCGGTTTAACCGCCTTACAACAGCAATTTTTTCCCCAAGCCGAGAATTATTTTCGTCAAGCAGCGCAATCAGGACATGCTTTAGCGCAATATCAACTGGCGAAATTGTACGATATGGGACAAATGGCGGGGGGATCGGATTGGATTCAAGCCGCATTTTGGTATCAAAAAGCCGCTGAACAAGCCATTCCTGAGGCGCAAAATCGTTTAGGAGAATTATTAGCGGCGGGGCGGGGTGTAACGGCTGATTTACAACGAGCCAAATCCTTATTTCTCGATGCCGCACAAGCGGGGGTGGCCAAGGCTCAATACAATTTGGGCGATTTATATTACCGCGTTGAAAATGATGCCCAACAGGCTTTAATGTGGTTTGAAAAAGCCGCCGCACAAGGTTTATCCGAAGCACAATTCATGGCAGGAACACTCTACGATCAAGGGATTGGCGGAGTGGTGCAAGATTTTCTACAGGCCGCCGACTGGTATCGGCAAGCGGCTGAACAAGGAGACAGTCGAGCGGCTTATCGTTTAGGTTGGTTTTATATTGAGGGACGCGAAGCGATTGCGGCGAATTTAGTCGAAGCAGCGCGCTTACTATTACAAGCCGCCCAGCAAAACCAT includes the following:
- a CDS encoding archaeosortase/exosortase family protein, producing MVGYFLVFSILSIIGLNILKLEEFAPFSDQFSLILATITGYIMQLFDSQIVLDKAILRHSVSNFAIEVTEACTAFSVSWLYLSSILAYPWFNFAKKAFFIALGLFLIQVINVLRLISLIYFGHWFEFETFDIFHSYFWPILLNVLILMLFAWVLLTQTKPVSFPSSDPATAV
- the lipB gene encoding lipoyl(octanoyl) transferase LipB, producing MDTVFIRDFGLCFYAETYHAMQQFTAQRDENTPDELWLVQHPAVYTLGQAGRVEHIIKPHDIPVFFCDRGGQVTYHAPGQLVVYVLMDLKRRPQWGVKTLVTALEQAIIDFLALYSLTANRRDHAPGVYVNEEKIASLGLRIRRGCSYHGLSLNIAMDLTPFSWINPCGYADLKMTQLVDLGVKKEFSALSQEFLDCLLSALDYRNHHWLNTIEE